Within the Gloeobacter kilaueensis JS1 genome, the region CCATCAGCAGATTAAAGCGCTGGTCGGTGCCGCCCAGTTCGATATCGGCGTCGAGGGCCACCGAGTCGTAGCCCTGCAGCAGCGGATAGAGAAATTCGTGCAGGTAGATGGCCGTGTCCTGCTCGTAGCGCTGGCGAAAGTCCTCCTTGGCGAGCATCTGGGCGACGCTGGTCGAGGCGAGAATGCGAATGATCTGCGATAAATCCAGCCCCCCCAGCCACTCGCTGTTGTCGCGGACCTCCAGCCTGTCAAAATCGAGGACGAGCCGCGCCTGGTCGAGGTAGGTCCGGGCATTTGCTTTGACTTCATCTGCACTGAGTCGCGGGCGCGTCTCCGATTTGCCCGTCGGATCGCCGATCTGGGCAGTAAAGCCGCCGATGAGCAAGATGGCCGTGTGCCCCAGATCTTGAAACTGCCTGAGCTTGCGCAGCACGACAGCGTGGCCGAGGTGCAGGTCTGGCCGGGTGGGGTCGATCCCCAGTTTGACGCGCAGCGGTTTACCGGTGTTTAACCGCTCGGCGAGGGCCTGGGCTCCGCCGGGAAAAATCTCCGCCACCCCCTGCTCGCTCAGGCGCTGAAATTGCTCTTGGTCCATGTCAAAAAAATGTTCCGCTACCGCTTTCTTATTTAACGGGCTGCTTGCCCTGGGCGGCAATCGCCCCTGCCCGCGCCAGCGCCTCGCGATCGATGCGGATGCGCGGCTCGGTATTGCTGCTGCCGAACTGGCGCTCCAGCGTGCCTACCGGGATGATCTGGCTTACGCCGGGGCGGGGATGGACGATCGTGCGCGCCTGCAGCACAAAGGTCCGATCCGAGATTACCCGGCCACTGGAACCGGTATCGATCGCCGCCTGGCGGAGGGTTTTTTCGAGCGCCTCGAGGCTAATCGTCGCGGCGACGGCAATCACCGCCCGGCTGCCGCCGCGATCGAAGACGACAGAAAATTTCTCTGCCCCGGGGATGCGCTGGCGGACGATCGAAGGGAGGATGGCGAGCGTCCAGACGCCGGAGGTGAGGACGACTAAAAAGGCGGTGACACCGAAGGCGCGAAAGCGCCAGGGCTGCTTGGTGAGCCAGCTCACCAGGGTCGCCACCGCACAGAGGATGGTGACGATACCGAGGATGTTGCCGGCGGTCGTAAATAATCCCGAAAAATTCATCTTCGATCGCGGTGGGACTCTTTCATGTTCGTCCAAAAATACGGTGCCGGTGGGCTCGATGCCCGATCGGGGTCCACAATGAAAGGGAGATTTTATCGACACCGCCTGTATGCTGCCCGAAGATGTGCGCGAGCTGATTCTCGAAGCGTTCCCCGATGCCGTCGTCGAGGTGCAGGATCTGACCGGCACCGGCGATCACTTTGCAGCGACAATCGTCTCAGAAAGATTCAGCGGCCTGCCGATGATCAAGCAGCACCGGCTGGTCAACCAGGCTCTGCTGGACTACCTCGAAGATGGCCGCATCCACGCGCTCGCCCTCAAGACCTTTTCGCCCGAGCAGTGGCAACGCGCCTCGGTGCAACTGGAATCTTAAGGGGAGCGGGAGGTGCGCAGCGTCTGCCTGCTTATCGTGCTCCTCGCGCTGATCGCCGGGCCAGTGATAGCCCGACCGGCAAAGCGGGTCCAGTTGCAACTGTCAGCCCACCGGCCTGGAGCGGGAGCAGCCTATCTCGCCGCCACCCTCCAGCCGCGCCACTACCGCTTCGCCGCCCGCAAGCCCCGGCTGGAGCGCATCGCCCGGCGGATTGGCAAGACGGCAATTCCCACTTTCTTTGCAGGGCCGCCCCCCGGCTTCAGCCTCGATCGCACCCTTCGCAATACCGGGTACGACACACTCGCGATCTTGCTCTGGCCCCTTGGCCTGGGTCGCGCTCAGATCGAATATCTCGCCGATCGGGGCTTCGAGGCGGCAAGTGGCCAGAACGTCCGCCTCTTCGAGGCGAAGTGGTAATAATCCACCCAGCGCAGCTCGTGGCGATAGACGATGATCTGCCGGATTAGTTAAACAGATCAAGTTCTTGAAGACAATTGTGTCTAAAATTGGGACACCTTTTAGCAGAGATATCTCTTGCTTCCTGAGAATGGGGATAAGCCATTGAGCGGGTGAGCCAGATCCTGTAGCTCTGCCAAAAAGAGCTGTTAGGGTTGATTGTCCAGCCGGATGTCTCTAACAACCCCCTGCATCCGATCGATGAGAGCTACTCCCAAGTAGATGAACGATGGCCCGGCTGTGCGCTTCTGCATCGTCAGCAGACCCGCAAACTCGATGTCCGGCCACTGCCGCCAGAAAGTTGAGTGGCTGCAATCGGCATACTGAGCAATGGTGGCTGCTGAGGCGTAGCAGTGGCCGTACTGGTCCATTAGGCCAATCACCATCTGCACGATGCAGCTAATTGTGTAGAGGCGGGTGCTACTGATAGCGTGATTGACCAGCCCTTTCCAGTGCATGTCTACGGCCAGTTCTTTGCACAGCTCAGCAGCAGCTGTCTTCGTCTGGGTGTGGGCCTTGGTTGAGATCCGATGGTTCTAAGCGAGGAGTGCAACGGGCGCTCTGCTGAAGACGGGCTTGAAATGCGTTGTGTCCAGCACTCTCAAGGCGCACTGTGGCGGCATACACTATACGTGGACTCCAAGCGGTTTTGGCGCTTGAGAAGCATCTGAGTCCAAGCAGAGGCACAAGCCTTTAAGGGCACCTTCCAGGTCTATGCCTGGATGGGTTTATTAATCATGAATAGTGCAGCGTACACACTAGATATAGCGTGATACTTTTCTGTGTAATCGACGCTTGGTTCATCATAGATTCATCATATCTTCATAAGAATCTATATCTATATCTAGTATTTTGTGGATAAAGATCGTATTTGTTCGAGGTATAGACATGGCTGACACATATGAGATTATTGCTAACGCAATCCGCAACAAACAGCAGATTATTGCAACGTATGATGGGCATGAAAGAGAGCTTTGTCCGCATTCACTTGGCACAAAAAATGGTACTTTACAATGTTTGTTTTATCAGTTTGGTGGATACAGTAGTAAAGGTAAAATTGAACCGGGCTCCTCAAATAATTGGCGATGTTTGTCACTTAGCAAATTGTCGAATGTAAAAACTAGAGATGGAAACTGGTATACAGCATACAACCATAGTAGACCAAATTCATGTATTGATAATGTGGAGATTGAAGTAACTAGTTAAGTCGTGCTTGCAAGACCACTTACAAAGTCTCTTGCGGCCCTTAGTTCCTCATCTGTTGCAAGGTCGCGTGCGAGCACTGGGTTTACCCACCTTGGTCCATGCCCGCTTACTGTTCTAACAAAGCCTTCAAGTTCTCCAACATCCACGACATAGAGCCCCCCTGCACGTAGATTTGATAGAAGTCGTTCACATGCTACGGACGGATCACCCGATGGAACAAATACTTTACCAGCAAGTTTGGCATTACTCCAGGGTGACGACTGTTTAAGAATTGATTGAATAGCAGCCTTAGTTTGCTGTGGAAACGTTTCTGCTACAACAGCGGATAGCAAAGCTTCTATTGCCTCTTTTACTTCTTTAGTGTTTAGATCAGGCTTCCTCTGCTCCACAGATTTTTTCACTAGTTTCCAATCATTTACTATTGTTGTCCAATCAATTCCAAGAGATTCCACAATTGATTTTAAAGGTTCTAGCTCCGATAACACGTCGAAGTCTGCAACCACTTTTACCGGTACATCAACAGCACGCAGTGCACGAATTACGGGGGGAAAACGAGCTTTTCCTCCGCAATGTGTAAACATCAAGTCTGGGCGCTTTGTTTCAGGTGTACTACTCATCGTAACTGCGTCTAGTACTGCTGAATAGAAACGACAATCAG harbors:
- the tyrS gene encoding tyrosine--tRNA ligase; its protein translation is MDQEQFQRLSEQGVAEIFPGGAQALAERLNTGKPLRVKLGIDPTRPDLHLGHAVVLRKLRQFQDLGHTAILLIGGFTAQIGDPTGKSETRPRLSADEVKANARTYLDQARLVLDFDRLEVRDNSEWLGGLDLSQIIRILASTSVAQMLAKEDFRQRYEQDTAIYLHEFLYPLLQGYDSVALDADIELGGTDQRFNLLMGRHLQALYGKAPQLALTVPLLVGLDGVKKMSKSLDNYVGFTEDPLTMYSKLEKTPDALVDTYFELLTDMPVQQLPATARERQKALALAITSLLHSPAQAVQAQKDAASLLFGSGAGENVPEVQLGSLVFPVRLAKILQLAGLTPSVSEGMRQIKNGAVRLDQQKVSDPQYEIAEAAAIQNAVLQVGKKQFRRLVVD
- a CDS encoding Ycf51 family protein; the encoded protein is MNFSGLFTTAGNILGIVTILCAVATLVSWLTKQPWRFRAFGVTAFLVVLTSGVWTLAILPSIVRQRIPGAEKFSVVFDRGGSRAVIAVAATISLEALEKTLRQAAIDTGSSGRVISDRTFVLQARTIVHPRPGVSQIIPVGTLERQFGSSNTEPRIRIDREALARAGAIAAQGKQPVK
- a CDS encoding BolA family protein, whose translation is MLPEDVRELILEAFPDAVVEVQDLTGTGDHFAATIVSERFSGLPMIKQHRLVNQALLDYLEDGRIHALALKTFSPEQWQRASVQLES